A window of Methanolobus chelungpuianus genomic DNA:
ATGGCCGGCTACTATGTTGATCAAGAAAGTGGTTATGAATAGCACGGATCCCACTGCAAAGAGTGCGTGGAAGTGTTCGCTTCCCTGGGGGACCTCTCCCATCTCAAGCGCAATAGTAGCTGTCATAGTTCTTACAGGTTCGAACAGGCCGGAGGGGAATCCTGGCATTATGGCAGTGTTCCCTGTAACCATCATTACTACCATGGTCTCACCGATCGCACGTCCTATGCCAAGCATCACTGCAGCCGATATTCCTGAAAGTGCCGCTGGAACTGTTACCTTGTGGATGGTCTGCCATCTTGTGGACCCGAGGGCAAGGGATCCTTCCTTTATGGACCGTGGGACGGAACTGATAGCGTCCTCCGATATGGAGATGATCGTGGGCAGCGCCATTATTCCCAGCATTATGGATCCTGTAAGTGCGGTCTGTCCGGTACTAAGGTCAAGAGCATCCTGGACCAGGGGAACAAGCACGACAAGACCGAAGAAGCCAAAAACTACTGAAGGGATGCCTGCAAGTACCTCTGTTAAAGGTTTCAGTACGCCAGCAACCCTGGGGCCGGCAAGCTCGGACATGTATATTGCTGCTGCTATTCCGAGAGGTACTGCAAACAGGATCGCTCCCACTGTCACCAGGATCGAACCGAAAAGCAGGGGCTGAAGTCCGAAGCGGGGATATGAGGATGTGGGGTACCAGCTTTTCTCGGTCAGGAAACTACTGAAGGAATAATCTTTAAAAAGCAGGATTCCATCCCGGAATAAAAATAAACAGAGAAGGAAAAGGGCAAGGACTGCCGCTGCTGCTGAAATAAAGAGCAGCGACTCAATACCTTTTTCCGTTCCATATCTCTTGAACATCTGCTATCCTTATTTGTAAATTCAGCTTGTGACCTCTTCAGTTGGCTGCAGGGAAGTATCCGATCTCGGAAACTATTGCCTGGCCTGTTGGGCTCAGGACAAAGTCTATGAATTCCTTGACTGCTCCCTGTGGCTCACCGTTCGTATAATAGTAGAGCGGTCTTGAGAGGGGGTAGTCTCCACTGAGGATGTTCTCTTCAGTTGCTTCAACGAAGCCTTCTCCTCCGTCAAGTGTGACTGCCTTTACGCTATCATCAAGGTATGCGAAGCCTATGTAGCCGATCGCTCCTTTGTTCCTTGATACTTCCTGGACTATTCCTCCTGTAGCAGGCTGTGCCAGTGCGTCAGGGCGGTATTCCCTGTCCACGAGTATCTCTTCCTTGAAGTACTCGTAAGTACCGGAGCTGCTGTCACGGGTAATGACCGCTATTGGGCGATCCTCTCCGCCAACTTCTTTCCAGTTGCTGATATTACCGTCGTATATTCCCTGAAGCTGCTCATAGGTCAGCTGTGAGACGGGATTGTTCGGGTTTACAACGACTGCGATCCCGTCCCATGCGATGGTGTGCTCTACCGGGTTAACTCCTCTCTGCTGGGCTTTCTGTATCTCTGAGTCCTTTATTTCCCTTGATGCCATTGCTATCGGGACCTCGCCGTCAATGAGAGCGGTAAACCCAACTCCTGAACCTCCTCCAATGACCGATACTCTTACGTTCTGATTCTCCATCATGAAATCCTCAGCTTCTGCCTGGGAGAGCGGCAGTACCGTATCTGATCCCTTTACTGTTATGCTTGAAGAGCTTGCATCCTGAACACCTGCAGTGTCGTCAGTTGCTCCGCGGTCCGTACATCCGATACCCACGAAAACCAGTGCCATGAGCAGGAATACAATGAAAAATGCAGAAATGGCCTTTAACATTCCTTTTGACATTTAGTAATTCACCTTTCAGTTTACTTTCCCTATACTTTCTTTAGTTGACAGTTGACCTACACGGATATTATACATAACGCTTATGTATTTACTATATATATTTCACGATTTAATCCTCTAGGTATATATTTAGAATATAGTGTCTATTGGGTATATATATTATATGTAGTAATTTTCACATTGGTCGGGATTTCTTGAATTCATACGTCGAATCTATCAGAACATGCATATATGCTGAAGAATATAAATGGTGTTATGCCTGATATTCTCATTAAGGACACAAGGGTTTTCTTCAATAATTATCTTCAGCCAGCAGATGTACTTATCCGCAACGGCAAGATCGCAAAGATCGGAAAGCAGATCGACCTCCAGAGACTGGATCAGGTCATCGATGCGGAAGGTTGCCTGACCCTGCCCGCGGGTATCGACGTACATGTGCACTTCCGGGAACCCGGACTGACGCAGAAGGAGGACTGGTATACAGGTTCCTGTTCCGCGGCTGCCGGGGGTATTACAACCGTCCTTGAACATCCAAACACTATCCCTCCCACCATCAACAGAAGGTCCTTTAAGGAGAAGCTCAAGATGGCTAGGCGCAAGTCCATCATCGATTTCGGGATATACGGGGGAGTGACAGGGAATGTTGAGAAACTTGCGGAATTGTGGGAGCTTGGAGCCTTTGCATTCGGGGAGATATTCATGGCCCAGTCCACGGGCGAACTGAACATTAGTGAACAAACCCTGGATGAGGCATTGTCTGTCATTGCATGTCTTGATGCCATGGCATGCATCCATGCGGAGGATGAGGCCACAAGACTGGAATGTGAGGCTCACCTGAAAAGCGATTTCTCGCCACAGTCACACTCCCGGGCCAGGCCCAATCTGTGTGAGGCACTTGCTGTTGAGAAGGCTATCAAGCTTGTGAAGAAGAACCGGACAAGATCTCACTTCTGTCATATAAGTGCTCTGGAGACCGTAGGCCTCCTGCGCAAGGAAAAGTATGTTGCACAGAGCCAGTCTTCTTCCCTGGGGATCACTTCGGAGGTCACCCCCCATCATCTCTTCCTCTCCACGGGGGACTGGGACCGCCTTGGCACTTTCGGGAAGATGAACCCTCCTCTGAGGGGCAGGCATGATGTGAAGGCACTGATGAACGCGCTCAACGATGGCACAATTGATATGGTCGCATCCGACCACGCTCCTCATACGGAGGCTGAGAAGGAGACTGATATCAAGAAGGCGCCATCAGGTGTTCCGGGTGTCGAGACACTGCTGCCTTT
This region includes:
- the pstC gene encoding phosphate ABC transporter permease subunit PstC, which produces MFKRYGTEKGIESLLFISAAAAVLALFLLCLFLFRDGILLFKDYSFSSFLTEKSWYPTSSYPRFGLQPLLFGSILVTVGAILFAVPLGIAAAIYMSELAGPRVAGVLKPLTEVLAGIPSVVFGFFGLVVLVPLVQDALDLSTGQTALTGSIMLGIMALPTIISISEDAISSVPRSIKEGSLALGSTRWQTIHKVTVPAALSGISAAVMLGIGRAIGETMVVMMVTGNTAIMPGFPSGLFEPVRTMTATIALEMGEVPQGSEHFHALFAVGSVLFITTFLINIVAGHIKDRYRFKL
- a CDS encoding PstS family phosphate ABC transporter substrate-binding protein translates to MSKGMLKAISAFFIVFLLMALVFVGIGCTDRGATDDTAGVQDASSSSITVKGSDTVLPLSQAEAEDFMMENQNVRVSVIGGGSGVGFTALIDGEVPIAMASREIKDSEIQKAQQRGVNPVEHTIAWDGIAVVVNPNNPVSQLTYEQLQGIYDGNISNWKEVGGEDRPIAVITRDSSSGTYEYFKEEILVDREYRPDALAQPATGGIVQEVSRNKGAIGYIGFAYLDDSVKAVTLDGGEGFVEATEENILSGDYPLSRPLYYYTNGEPQGAVKEFIDFVLSPTGQAIVSEIGYFPAAN
- a CDS encoding dihydroorotase, with the translated sequence MPDILIKDTRVFFNNYLQPADVLIRNGKIAKIGKQIDLQRLDQVIDAEGCLTLPAGIDVHVHFREPGLTQKEDWYTGSCSAAAGGITTVLEHPNTIPPTINRRSFKEKLKMARRKSIIDFGIYGGVTGNVEKLAELWELGAFAFGEIFMAQSTGELNISEQTLDEALSVIACLDAMACIHAEDEATRLECEAHLKSDFSPQSHSRARPNLCEALAVEKAIKLVKKNRTRSHFCHISALETVGLLRKEKYVAQSQSSSLGITSEVTPHHLFLSTGDWDRLGTFGKMNPPLRGRHDVKALMNALNDGTIDMVASDHAPHTEAEKETDIKKAPSGVPGVETLLPLMLVAVKRNLLPLERMIDVTSRNPARVFGFDRHSKGTFAEGYDADLVIVDTRKSSTIKGDRLHSKAGWTPYEGMEGIFPEYTIARGEIVWDGEIVASRGRGSFLPGRGLVAVDEDDENGDIDDDL